A region of Thermovibrio ammonificans HB-1 DNA encodes the following proteins:
- the sppA gene encoding signal peptide peptidase SppA, with protein sequence MKRLKGIFLLLGVMAFVVLVMALFPKEMGSIEAAYGPKVAIVRIEGVISRSEPYLKLLDRVERNSSVKAVVLRVDSPGGVVGACQEIHDKVAEVARRKPVVVSMDSVAASGGLYVSVPATKIVANPGTITGSIGVIIQVLNVSQLAQKLGIEAVTVKSGRCKDLLNPFKKPDPECLKVVQNLIDDSYNQFVEAVAKGRHLPVEKVRSFADGRIFTGRRAKELGLVDYLGGIEKAVEVAKKLGRCPGAKVVEVKPKRGFWERIFGPAGESVLKTVGKVLSGETEQVRAMYILN encoded by the coding sequence GTGAAAAGGCTAAAGGGGATTTTCCTGCTCTTAGGGGTTATGGCCTTTGTCGTTCTCGTTATGGCCCTGTTCCCGAAGGAGATGGGCTCTATAGAGGCAGCCTACGGCCCGAAGGTGGCGATTGTGAGAATAGAGGGGGTGATTTCGCGCTCTGAGCCATACCTGAAGCTGCTGGACCGGGTCGAGAGGAACTCAAGCGTTAAGGCGGTTGTCCTGAGGGTAGATTCACCAGGAGGGGTAGTAGGAGCTTGTCAGGAGATTCACGACAAAGTGGCAGAGGTTGCCCGGAGAAAACCGGTGGTGGTCTCGATGGACTCGGTGGCCGCGTCGGGAGGGCTCTACGTGTCGGTGCCGGCCACGAAGATAGTTGCCAACCCGGGAACGATTACGGGAAGCATCGGCGTGATAATCCAAGTTTTAAACGTAAGCCAGCTGGCCCAGAAGCTCGGTATAGAGGCGGTAACGGTAAAGAGCGGCCGCTGTAAAGACCTGCTGAACCCCTTTAAAAAGCCCGACCCGGAGTGTTTAAAGGTGGTCCAAAACCTGATAGACGACTCCTACAACCAGTTTGTAGAGGCGGTGGCCAAAGGCAGACACTTGCCGGTTGAGAAGGTAAGGTCGTTTGCAGACGGTAGAATATTTACGGGGCGCCGGGCAAAGGAGCTGGGGCTGGTAGACTACCTGGGCGGTATAGAAAAGGCAGTTGAAGTGGCAAAGAAGCTCGGCCGCTGCCCCGGGGCAAAAGTTGTAGAGGTTAAACCAAAGAGGGGCTTCTGGGAGCGGATATTCGGACCCGCAGGGGAGAGCGTGCTTAAAACCGTTGGGAAGGTTCTGAGCGGTGAAACCGAGCAGGTTAGGGCTATGTATATCCTTAATTAG
- a CDS encoding tetratricopeptide repeat protein has product MRKIASLILAFLWAVSAHATSLSYQEIKQAYYRSYLYEKSGDYKDAINALMPVYQAYPNGYTVNLRLGWLYYLWKKYSNSEYHYGKALKAIPSSVEAMLGLTLPYMAQGRWTDVESICYRILKIDYYNYYGNLRLSAAYRNQGKFKYAEAVDRKMLAIYPTDGQFLLELARSLYGEGKLAYAESILKDLLILEPENYKAKELLSRIESELKTKKSTSNSTSRN; this is encoded by the coding sequence TTGAGGAAAATCGCCTCTTTGATTCTTGCCTTTCTGTGGGCCGTTTCGGCCCACGCAACTTCCCTCTCTTACCAGGAGATTAAACAGGCCTACTACCGCTCTTACCTTTACGAAAAGAGCGGAGATTACAAAGACGCGATAAACGCCCTGATGCCGGTTTATCAGGCCTATCCCAACGGTTACACGGTTAACCTGAGGTTGGGGTGGCTCTACTACCTGTGGAAGAAGTACTCAAACTCCGAATACCACTACGGTAAGGCTTTAAAGGCTATACCCTCTTCCGTTGAAGCTATGCTCGGCCTGACCCTTCCCTACATGGCCCAGGGCCGCTGGACAGACGTAGAGTCTATCTGCTACCGTATACTCAAAATAGACTACTACAACTACTACGGGAACCTGCGCCTCTCTGCTGCTTACAGAAACCAGGGGAAATTCAAGTACGCCGAAGCCGTAGACCGTAAGATGCTCGCAATCTACCCTACAGACGGCCAGTTCCTCCTTGAGCTTGCACGCTCCCTCTACGGGGAGGGAAAGCTCGCCTACGCCGAATCTATACTGAAAGACCTTTTAATACTCGAACCGGAAAACTACAAGGCCAAAGAGCTTCTCTCCCGAATAGAATCGGAGCTGAAGACCAAAAAGAGCACCTCCAATTCAACTTCCCGAAACTGA
- the rnhC gene encoding ribonuclease HIII yields the protein MKLSSSEKEKLLKKLKALGAKEEKPPEHAQYRLRLNDAILTVYKSGSVVYGGKGREKLKELVAETVLSDTELPRIGCDEAGKGEFVGPLVVACIVADEKCLKRLIELGVKDSKKLSNEKVEELASEITETCHGKVKLLIPEKYNRAYSKFKNINRLLEAVYREIVSDLCEKFSPKVVVVDKFSNRAEEVLKDVVKGARLEVRPKAEDDLAVAAASIVAKAVRLKTMKELEKRFKVKLPEGNTGLAELLKKTPKELHEKLFKLHFSVGGKK from the coding sequence GTGAAACTGAGCAGCAGCGAAAAGGAGAAGCTCCTAAAGAAGCTGAAAGCCTTAGGGGCAAAAGAGGAAAAGCCGCCGGAGCACGCCCAGTACAGGCTGAGGCTGAACGACGCAATCTTAACCGTTTACAAGAGCGGCTCCGTAGTTTACGGAGGGAAAGGAAGAGAAAAGCTCAAAGAGCTTGTTGCCGAAACGGTTTTAAGCGACACAGAGCTTCCCCGGATAGGGTGTGACGAGGCCGGAAAGGGGGAGTTTGTAGGGCCGCTGGTTGTTGCGTGTATAGTGGCCGACGAAAAGTGCCTGAAAAGGCTGATAGAGTTGGGGGTTAAAGACTCCAAAAAACTGAGCAACGAGAAGGTGGAAGAGCTTGCATCGGAGATAACAGAGACCTGCCACGGAAAAGTAAAGCTGCTGATTCCGGAGAAGTACAACAGGGCTTACTCAAAGTTTAAGAACATCAACAGGCTGCTGGAGGCCGTTTACCGGGAGATAGTCTCTGACCTGTGCGAGAAGTTCTCGCCGAAAGTGGTTGTTGTAGACAAGTTCAGCAACAGGGCGGAAGAGGTGTTAAAAGACGTGGTTAAAGGTGCCAGGCTCGAGGTGAGGCCGAAAGCCGAAGACGATTTGGCGGTTGCGGCTGCCTCAATCGTGGCAAAGGCGGTGCGGCTAAAAACGATGAAGGAGCTGGAAAAGAGGTTCAAAGTGAAGCTGCCGGAGGGGAATACCGGGCTGGCAGAGCTTCTAAAGAAAACGCCGAAAGAGCTCCACGAAAAGCTGTTCAAGCTCCACTTCAGCGTAGGAGGTAAGAAGTGA
- a CDS encoding alanine racemase, translating to MKKPYEKPVIFKLKTGFMNKFGGGSYFLKKVRTKIDGVPVDELVERFGSPLFVFSEKRLRNKFRELKNAFTLRYPNVEFSWSYKTNYLDAICAILHSEGETAEVVSEFEYEKARRLGVPGNQIIYNGPYKPLDSLRRAAREGARINIDHFEEIADLEQVADELGTKIKVGIRLNMDTGIKPQWSRFGFNLENGQALDAVKRIAAGGKLELVGLHCHIGTFILEPRAYENEVRKMVQFAYQVEEQFGFKIEYLDIGGGFPSKNRLKGVYLPPDVAVPSIDEFAERVCNALLESLKPGDYPKLILESGRAIVDEAGFLITTVHASKRMPDGRRAYVLDAGVNILFTAFWYHFNVELDREVQGPSEPCILYGPLCMNIDVVDDAVQLPPLPRGTRLILSPVGAYNVTQWMQFIRYRPAVVLIGENGEVDLIREAEDLSDIVRREKLPERLKLQ from the coding sequence ATGAAGAAACCTTACGAGAAACCGGTTATCTTCAAACTCAAAACCGGTTTCATGAACAAGTTCGGCGGAGGCTCTTACTTCCTGAAAAAGGTCAGAACGAAGATAGACGGCGTTCCCGTAGATGAGCTGGTTGAGCGGTTCGGTTCTCCCCTGTTCGTCTTCTCTGAAAAGAGGCTTCGCAACAAGTTCAGGGAGCTTAAAAACGCCTTTACCCTCCGCTACCCTAACGTTGAGTTCAGCTGGTCTTACAAGACCAACTACCTCGACGCTATCTGTGCAATTCTCCACTCTGAAGGGGAAACTGCCGAAGTCGTTTCGGAGTTTGAGTACGAGAAGGCCCGCCGCCTGGGCGTTCCGGGCAACCAGATAATCTACAACGGCCCCTACAAGCCCTTAGACTCCTTGAGGAGGGCCGCTCGGGAGGGAGCCAGGATAAACATCGACCACTTTGAGGAGATTGCCGACCTTGAGCAGGTGGCCGACGAGCTGGGAACCAAGATAAAGGTGGGTATAAGGCTCAACATGGATACCGGTATAAAGCCCCAGTGGAGCCGCTTCGGCTTCAACCTTGAGAACGGCCAGGCCCTTGATGCCGTTAAGAGGATTGCCGCCGGCGGCAAGCTCGAGCTTGTGGGCCTTCACTGCCACATAGGGACCTTTATCCTTGAGCCCCGTGCCTACGAAAACGAAGTGAGGAAGATGGTTCAGTTTGCCTACCAGGTTGAGGAGCAGTTCGGCTTTAAGATTGAGTACTTGGATATCGGAGGCGGTTTCCCCTCTAAAAACAGGCTTAAGGGGGTTTACCTTCCCCCAGACGTTGCCGTTCCTTCGATAGACGAGTTTGCCGAGAGGGTGTGCAACGCCCTCCTCGAGAGCTTGAAGCCCGGAGACTACCCCAAGCTCATCCTTGAGAGCGGAAGGGCGATAGTTGACGAGGCGGGCTTCCTCATAACAACCGTTCACGCCTCTAAGAGGATGCCCGACGGCCGCCGTGCCTACGTTCTTGATGCAGGGGTGAACATTCTGTTTACCGCCTTTTGGTACCACTTCAACGTGGAGCTCGATAGGGAGGTTCAGGGGCCTTCCGAGCCGTGTATCCTTTACGGCCCCTTGTGTATGAACATAGACGTTGTAGACGACGCTGTTCAGCTTCCGCCCCTACCCCGGGGAACGAGGCTCATACTCTCCCCTGTGGGGGCTTACAACGTGACCCAGTGGATGCAGTTTATCCGCTACAGGCCGGCGGTTGTTCTCATCGGCGAGAACGGGGAGGTTGACCTTATCCGCGAGGCCGAGGACCTTTCCGATATTGTTCGTCGCGAGAAGCTCCCGGAGAGGTTGAAGCTGCAATGA
- a CDS encoding ATP-grasp domain-containing protein, whose translation MYRVAVSGINAVDNPGPGVGIAKSLKQSDLEVTVYGLAYDAMEPGIYMDWLIDKSFIMPYPSEGEELFLQRLFYIKERYGLDAVIPALDAELPLFIKGAQFLASSGIKTFLPTEEQFKLRGKDKLPMVADRIGVKVPRTVTVTSYEDLVKAVEEIGFPVMIKGIFYKAYKAYNVSQATGYFNSIVSEWGYPVIVQEVVSGEEMNVVGLGDGEGGHFGLVGIKKLWITSLGKIWTGVTVRNEALLEAAANFVSSFKWRGAFEFECIVNGSTIYLIEVNPRFPAWVYFATGVGVNLPARLLKAALGLEPECSWDYEAGKLYVRYTDDLVTDMSRFQKVVTSGET comes from the coding sequence ATGTATAGAGTTGCGGTTTCCGGCATCAACGCCGTTGATAACCCGGGGCCGGGAGTCGGCATAGCCAAGAGCTTGAAGCAGAGTGACCTTGAGGTTACCGTTTACGGCCTTGCCTACGACGCTATGGAGCCCGGCATCTATATGGACTGGCTCATAGATAAGAGCTTCATAATGCCCTACCCTTCCGAGGGGGAAGAGCTCTTCCTCCAGCGGCTCTTCTACATAAAGGAGCGCTACGGGCTCGACGCCGTTATTCCTGCCCTCGATGCCGAGCTTCCCCTCTTCATTAAGGGTGCCCAGTTCCTTGCCTCTTCCGGGATTAAGACCTTCCTTCCCACCGAGGAGCAGTTCAAGCTCCGGGGCAAGGATAAGCTCCCCATGGTTGCCGACCGCATAGGGGTTAAGGTTCCCAGAACCGTAACCGTAACCTCTTACGAAGACCTGGTAAAGGCCGTTGAGGAGATTGGCTTTCCGGTAATGATTAAGGGAATCTTCTACAAGGCCTACAAGGCCTACAACGTATCCCAGGCTACCGGCTACTTTAACTCCATAGTTTCCGAGTGGGGTTACCCGGTAATCGTTCAGGAGGTTGTCTCCGGCGAAGAGATGAACGTTGTGGGGTTGGGAGACGGCGAAGGCGGCCACTTCGGCCTTGTGGGGATAAAGAAGCTCTGGATAACGAGCTTAGGCAAGATTTGGACCGGCGTTACGGTTCGCAACGAGGCCCTGCTTGAGGCGGCCGCCAACTTCGTCTCTTCCTTTAAGTGGCGTGGGGCTTTTGAGTTTGAGTGTATAGTGAACGGCTCCACCATCTACCTGATAGAGGTGAACCCCCGCTTCCCGGCTTGGGTTTACTTTGCAACGGGGGTAGGTGTGAACCTTCCGGCAAGGCTCCTTAAGGCGGCTCTCGGCCTTGAGCCGGAGTGCTCCTGGGATTACGAGGCCGGGAAGCTCTACGTTCGCTACACCGACGATTTGGTCACCGATATGTCCCGGTTCCAGAAAGTTGTGACTTCGGGAGAGACTTAA
- the purD gene encoding phosphoribosylamine--glycine ligase, which yields MKVLVVGGGGREHALAWKLAQSPEVEKVYGAPGNPGIAKVGECVPISPTDVKALAEFAQREGIELTVVGPEAPLVAGITDEFQKKGLKVFGPSKEAARLEGSKVFAKEIMRELGVPTAPFWVFEDPNKAKEFIKEKGAPIVVKADGLAAGKGVVVAQTVEEALEAVERIMVQKVFGEAGNRIVVEECLKGEEVSYLVVTDGERYIPLEPAQDHKAVFDGDRGPNTGGMGAYSPAPVMSKELEAEVQKRVIEPILKGMRERGTPFRGVLYAGLMITESGPQVLEFNVRFGDPEAQTLMRRLESDLAQVCLSAAEGRLVEELRWSPETSICVVLASKGYPGKYEKGKVITGVEEAEKEPSVVVFHAGTKLENGKLVTNGGRVLNVTALGKDIVEARERVYRAIEKIHFEGMHYRRDIGLKAVKRLGRE from the coding sequence ATGAAAGTTCTCGTTGTAGGCGGCGGAGGCAGGGAACACGCCCTTGCCTGGAAGCTGGCACAGAGTCCCGAAGTTGAGAAGGTTTACGGAGCCCCGGGGAACCCGGGGATTGCCAAAGTAGGGGAGTGTGTTCCCATCAGCCCAACAGACGTTAAGGCCTTGGCCGAGTTTGCCCAAAGGGAAGGGATAGAGCTAACCGTTGTGGGGCCGGAAGCTCCGCTTGTTGCGGGTATAACCGACGAGTTCCAGAAAAAGGGACTCAAGGTGTTCGGCCCCAGTAAAGAGGCGGCCCGGCTCGAGGGGAGCAAGGTGTTTGCAAAAGAGATTATGAGGGAGCTGGGAGTCCCTACCGCCCCCTTCTGGGTGTTTGAAGACCCGAACAAAGCCAAGGAGTTTATAAAGGAGAAGGGGGCTCCGATAGTTGTGAAAGCCGACGGCCTTGCCGCCGGCAAGGGAGTTGTTGTTGCCCAAACGGTTGAAGAGGCCCTGGAGGCGGTAGAGAGGATAATGGTTCAAAAGGTGTTCGGCGAGGCCGGAAACAGAATCGTTGTTGAAGAGTGCCTTAAAGGGGAAGAGGTTTCCTACCTTGTTGTTACCGACGGAGAGCGCTACATCCCCCTTGAGCCGGCCCAAGACCACAAGGCGGTTTTCGACGGCGACAGAGGGCCAAACACCGGAGGCATGGGGGCCTACTCGCCGGCTCCGGTTATGTCTAAAGAGCTTGAGGCGGAAGTTCAGAAGAGGGTAATAGAGCCGATACTGAAAGGGATGAGGGAGAGGGGAACGCCGTTCAGGGGCGTTCTCTACGCCGGACTCATGATAACAGAGAGCGGCCCGCAGGTTCTCGAGTTCAACGTAAGGTTCGGAGACCCCGAAGCCCAAACCCTCATGAGGAGGCTGGAGAGCGACCTGGCCCAGGTGTGTCTGAGTGCGGCGGAGGGAAGGCTCGTTGAAGAGCTCCGCTGGAGCCCCGAAACCTCCATATGTGTGGTTCTCGCCTCTAAGGGATACCCCGGAAAGTACGAGAAGGGTAAGGTGATAACCGGCGTAGAGGAGGCCGAAAAAGAGCCGTCGGTTGTGGTGTTCCACGCCGGAACCAAGCTGGAAAACGGAAAACTTGTGACAAACGGCGGAAGGGTTTTAAACGTTACCGCCCTGGGCAAAGACATAGTAGAGGCAAGGGAAAGGGTTTACAGGGCGATAGAGAAGATTCACTTTGAAGGTATGCACTACAGGAGAGATATAGGGCTTAAGGCCGTTAAAAGGCTCGGCAGAGAGTAG
- a CDS encoding DUF4405 domain-containing protein — protein sequence MLRKFVSSVLFFSLIAMLITGTVLFIMPHGRVAYWTGWHFLGLDKDQWDNLHIIFGFIMVFFGIWHAALNWRSLVNYFKEKDFLFAGFFSLVVAVGAVLNVPPFKNFIEFGESIKQSWPKPKTMPPAPHAELFPLTKIAKMVGLTPQEALSILKQSGLKVSSPNLTLKEIARLNNTTPAHVYELLLKHGKKTPSPAAAGGFGMGRMTLKKVCSELGIPVSSCIERLKKAGIEASPEQRLRDIAFKHGYYPYQILQILKGGSNGQVKQAGH from the coding sequence ATGCTCAGGAAGTTTGTAAGCTCTGTACTCTTCTTCTCCCTTATTGCGATGCTCATTACCGGAACGGTGCTCTTCATAATGCCCCACGGCAGGGTTGCCTACTGGACGGGCTGGCACTTCTTGGGACTCGATAAAGACCAGTGGGATAACCTCCACATAATCTTCGGCTTCATCATGGTTTTCTTCGGTATCTGGCACGCAGCCCTTAACTGGCGCAGCCTCGTTAACTACTTTAAGGAGAAAGACTTTCTCTTTGCAGGCTTTTTCTCCCTTGTGGTTGCCGTGGGTGCCGTTTTAAACGTTCCCCCCTTTAAGAACTTCATAGAGTTTGGGGAGTCTATAAAGCAGAGCTGGCCCAAGCCGAAAACGATGCCTCCGGCCCCCCACGCAGAGCTCTTTCCCCTGACGAAAATCGCAAAGATGGTTGGCTTAACGCCTCAGGAGGCGCTTTCGATTCTTAAGCAGAGCGGTCTGAAGGTCTCCTCACCCAATCTGACCTTGAAGGAGATTGCCCGCCTCAATAACACCACCCCTGCCCACGTTTACGAGCTTCTGTTAAAGCACGGCAAGAAGACCCCTTCTCCTGCGGCAGCCGGAGGTTTCGGTATGGGGCGCATGACCTTGAAGAAGGTCTGCTCCGAGCTGGGCATTCCCGTTAGCTCCTGCATCGAGCGGCTGAAAAAGGCCGGTATAGAGGCCTCTCCTGAGCAGAGGCTCAGGGATATAGCTTTTAAACACGGGTACTATCCGTACCAGATTCTTCAGATTCTTAAAGGAGGTAGCAATGGGCAAGTTAAACAGGCTGGCCATTAA
- a CDS encoding urea transporter yields the protein MSFLTRYAVSILKSYSAVLFNSSVWGGAALLLLTFLNPNVGFGGFVSLISAYLFARLVGFKEEFLRLDYYVYNPLLVGLSLGYLFKLNFLSLLFFTIAGILSFLLTYFISSFLYYYLKLPVLSVPFVVGSSLLYLASSKFSNLFVGSLYPQFHFFVKPLPLPLPVEGYLKSLGAVFFTPTVLGGAVIFAVLLAVSRILVLLSLIGYFSGTLFQALLTGSAYHAFTDTAAFNYILASMAVGGVFLVPSLRSYKFALLASLLAVPFNAGAKVFWESYGLPVFALPFNVTTHLLLYVLMSVNYWAVVKLYKGTPERTLDYYLTFVKRFPSTDREVSLPFSGRWTVWQSFNGEWTHKGPWRYAVDFVITDQEGNTYSGDGYYLTDYYAFGKPVLSPAEGQVVSVVSTLPDNPPGKADRENNWGNYVLIRDKRGFYVLVAHFKQNSIRVKPGDYVVRGTLLGQCGNSGYSPQPHIHIHVQLLPELGAPTVPFVFSSYLVGNLFKDAGVPSVGEVVEPVYPDKSLLSRLNLLIDQELSYSVFEGEKEVSELHLKVKMAPDSTFYLTDGRAKLYFGIRNSTFYFYHFEGDTSSPLKYLFFSAPKIPLFEKQGVYWRDYLPLIAVTSRLKRELYLLLSSFKENLFQVSVKSSWKGRDSLHSDILLPSGKRVEAFTLLSPDYGFEEIRYGSITLKRRR from the coding sequence ATGAGCTTCTTAACCCGCTACGCCGTTTCCATACTGAAGAGCTACTCGGCGGTTCTCTTTAACTCCAGCGTTTGGGGAGGAGCTGCTCTCCTCCTCCTCACCTTCCTGAACCCGAACGTAGGGTTCGGCGGCTTTGTCTCTTTGATTTCCGCCTACCTGTTTGCACGGCTTGTGGGCTTTAAGGAGGAGTTCCTCAGGCTCGACTACTACGTTTACAACCCGCTCCTTGTGGGGCTTTCGCTGGGCTACCTTTTTAAGCTGAACTTCTTGAGCTTACTCTTCTTTACAATTGCCGGGATTCTGTCGTTCCTGCTCACCTACTTTATCTCATCGTTCCTCTACTACTACCTGAAACTGCCGGTTCTCAGCGTGCCCTTTGTGGTGGGAAGCTCCCTCCTCTACCTTGCAAGCTCCAAGTTCTCTAACCTTTTTGTCGGGAGCCTCTACCCCCAGTTCCACTTCTTTGTAAAGCCCCTCCCTCTCCCACTGCCGGTTGAAGGTTACCTGAAGTCGCTGGGGGCCGTTTTCTTTACCCCCACTGTTTTAGGCGGTGCTGTAATATTCGCGGTTCTACTTGCCGTCTCGCGGATACTGGTTCTCCTCTCTTTAATCGGCTACTTCTCCGGAACCCTCTTCCAGGCACTACTGACCGGCTCTGCCTACCACGCCTTTACAGACACGGCCGCCTTTAACTACATTCTGGCCTCTATGGCGGTTGGAGGCGTTTTTCTCGTTCCCTCCCTCAGAAGCTACAAGTTTGCCCTGCTGGCCTCTCTGCTTGCCGTTCCCTTCAACGCTGGTGCCAAGGTGTTCTGGGAGAGTTACGGCCTTCCGGTTTTCGCCCTTCCCTTTAACGTTACCACCCACCTGCTCCTTTACGTTCTTATGTCGGTTAACTACTGGGCGGTTGTGAAGCTCTACAAGGGAACCCCCGAGAGGACCTTGGACTACTACCTGACTTTTGTAAAGCGTTTCCCCTCTACCGATAGGGAGGTGAGCCTGCCCTTTTCCGGCAGGTGGACCGTTTGGCAGTCGTTCAACGGCGAGTGGACCCACAAGGGCCCCTGGCGTTATGCCGTTGACTTTGTCATAACCGACCAGGAGGGGAATACTTACTCGGGGGACGGCTACTACCTTACCGACTACTACGCCTTCGGTAAGCCCGTTCTCTCGCCGGCCGAAGGTCAGGTGGTTTCGGTAGTTTCTACCCTACCGGATAACCCTCCGGGCAAGGCCGACAGGGAGAACAACTGGGGTAACTACGTGTTAATTAGGGACAAGCGGGGTTTTTACGTTCTTGTCGCCCACTTTAAGCAAAACAGCATCAGGGTGAAGCCCGGCGACTACGTTGTTCGGGGCACTCTTTTGGGCCAGTGCGGCAACTCCGGCTACTCCCCTCAGCCCCATATCCACATCCACGTTCAGCTCCTTCCCGAGCTGGGAGCTCCTACTGTTCCCTTTGTTTTCTCTTCCTACCTTGTTGGCAACCTCTTTAAGGATGCCGGCGTTCCTTCTGTCGGTGAGGTGGTTGAGCCGGTTTACCCCGATAAGTCTCTGTTATCGCGGCTCAACTTGTTAATAGACCAGGAGCTCTCCTACTCGGTTTTCGAGGGTGAAAAGGAGGTTTCAGAGCTTCACCTCAAGGTTAAAATGGCCCCGGACTCCACCTTCTACCTGACAGACGGCAGGGCGAAGCTCTACTTCGGAATCAGGAACTCCACCTTCTACTTCTACCACTTTGAGGGGGATACTTCTTCTCCCCTTAAATACCTCTTCTTCTCGGCCCCGAAGATTCCTCTCTTTGAAAAACAGGGAGTTTACTGGCGCGACTACCTTCCCCTTATAGCCGTTACTTCACGACTGAAGAGGGAGCTCTACCTGCTCCTCTCCTCGTTTAAAGAGAACCTGTTTCAGGTTTCGGTTAAAAGCTCTTGGAAAGGAAGGGATTCCTTGCACTCTGATATACTTTTACCCTCCGGTAAAAGGGTTGAAGCTTTTACACTTTTATCCCCGGACTACGGCTTCGAGGAGATTCGTTACGGCTCTATAACTTTAAAGAGAAGGAGGTAA
- a CDS encoding lytic transglycosylase domain-containing protein codes for MVPSSAKGWIKVYEKDGVIHIVGVGQKRFKRPKNAGSLVEKAKLYARKYGLPERLFVELVKAESNFNPRAVSPKGAMGLCQLMPQTARELGVKNPFDPDENLNAGAKLLRKLYLKYRNWKLALAAYNAGEGAVERYGGVPPYRETENYVKRILSRVKGRKVRVRKRRVRYRIVTLQRGDTVIIAQEFIR; via the coding sequence GTGGTGCCGAGCAGCGCAAAGGGGTGGATAAAGGTTTACGAAAAGGACGGCGTTATCCACATAGTTGGCGTAGGGCAGAAACGGTTCAAGAGGCCCAAAAACGCCGGTTCCTTAGTGGAAAAAGCCAAGCTCTACGCCAGGAAGTACGGACTGCCCGAGAGGCTGTTTGTGGAGCTCGTAAAGGCAGAGTCAAACTTTAACCCCAGGGCGGTCTCCCCGAAGGGAGCAATGGGGCTGTGTCAGCTTATGCCGCAAACCGCAAGGGAGCTCGGAGTGAAAAACCCGTTTGACCCCGACGAGAACCTGAACGCCGGGGCAAAGCTACTGAGAAAGCTCTACCTGAAGTACAGGAACTGGAAGCTCGCCCTTGCCGCTTACAACGCAGGGGAGGGGGCGGTAGAGCGGTACGGAGGCGTTCCCCCCTACCGGGAAACGGAGAACTACGTTAAGAGGATACTCTCACGGGTGAAGGGGAGAAAAGTTCGGGTAAGAAAGAGGCGGGTAAGGTATAGAATCGTTACGCTCCAAAGGGGCGATACTGTTATAATTGCGCAGGAATTTATAAGGTAA
- a CDS encoding HPr-rel-A system PqqD family peptide chaperone encodes MGKLNRLAINDEGFIFDPETGNSFTVNQTGLFIIKLLKEGKSEEEIVQALTEEFDVSPEEARRDLVDFIEQLRLNGLLEVKNV; translated from the coding sequence ATGGGCAAGTTAAACAGGCTGGCCATTAACGATGAAGGCTTCATTTTCGACCCCGAAACGGGAAACAGCTTTACTGTGAACCAAACGGGTCTCTTTATCATCAAGCTCCTGAAAGAGGGCAAGAGCGAGGAGGAGATAGTGCAGGCCCTTACCGAGGAGTTTGACGTTTCCCCCGAGGAGGCCCGCAGAGACCTTGTGGACTTTATAGAGCAGCTCAGGCTCAACGGCCTTCTGGAGGTGAAGAATGTATAG